DNA sequence from the Liolophura sinensis isolate JHLJ2023 chromosome 1, CUHK_Ljap_v2, whole genome shotgun sequence genome:
GTggctgtcaacacaaaacagaataGAAGAGAAGTCTCTTTCATAAGTCAACTATATACCTGAAGTGAAGCTCTGACAGGctgctgtcaacacaaaacagaataGAAGTGAAGTCTCTTTCCTAAGTCAACTATATACCTGAAGTGAAGCTCTGACAGGttgctgtcaacacaaaacagaataGAAGAGAAGTCTCTTTCCTAAGTCAACTATATACCTGTACTGAAGCTCTGACAGGTTGCTGTCAACACACACAGAATAAAAGTGAAGTCTCTTTCCTAAGTCAACTATATACCTGTGCTGAAGCTCTGACAGGttgctgtcaacacaaaacagaataGAAGAGAAGTCTCTTTCGTAAGTCAACTATATACCTGTACTGAAGCTCTGCCAGGttgctgtcaacacaaaacagaataGAAGTGAAGTCTCTTTCCTAAGTCAACTATATACCTGAAGTAAAGCTCTGCCAGGTTGCTGTTAACACAAAACAGAATAGAAGAGAAGTCTCTTTCCTAAGTCAACTATATACCTGTACTGAAGCTCTGCCAGGTggctgtcaacacaaaacagagTAGAAGGGAAGTCTCTTTCCTAAGTCAACTATATACCTGTACTGAAGCTCTGCCAAGTggctgtcaacacaaaacagaataGAAGAGAAGTCTCTTTCCTAAGTCAACTATATACCTGAAGTGAAGCTCTGACAGGctgctgtcaacacaaaacagaataGAAGAGAAGTCTCTTTCCTAAGTCAACTATATACCTGAAGTAAAGCTCTGCCAGGttgctgtcaacacaaaacagaataGAAGGGAAGTCTCTTTCCTAAGTGAATGTTACACATATATCAGGGCAGTAGGTTTCATGGGTGAGGATATCAGTGTGCCTTAAGTAAATCAAAGATTTAATTCGGCGAATTTCCCCTCAAGTCACCGTAAAAGGCAAAACTGTCTTCAGCAATCTTCATGTAAGAGCATATGCTTTGTGacattgtgtgtagacatgatggCAAAATACATCAACTAAAGATGACTTTGAGACAAATGAATTTTTGCAACACTCCAAATTAACATCAGTGCTTATattgtcaaatttaaaactttaccGAATATTTCAATTAGTAAATAAAAAccggcctgctctgaattaccttcCTTGTTACCTGACAGTGACTATGACATAATGTGAGACTAGTTTTTGAGGCCTTAAACCAGCACAAACGGCGTGGGACAAGCATCGTGCATTATGTAGGTTATTTCActacagtgacaaatattttctaggcaacGAACATGATATCAGCCATTGGGAGTTGCAGAAATGTTGAGAGATCTTAAATGGAGTCAATGATTTTCAGCCTAGATAGAATATACGTATCTGACAGAGTTCGCTGAAGCTATCAACCCCTATTATATTTAATGAGGGCCGAGATTTTTAAATAACCTTCAAATGGATTTTAAAGAATACATGGCTGTTTATCCTGGGCTTTCCAAATTAGcttacaaaataaaatctattttAAAGCTAAGTCTTCAACTAGCTTGTGCCTCTGTCACTCCAAACTTGCCTTTGGCGATTTTCTGAAGTCTcacctaaccacagcttactcctaAAAACGCACCTTTTGAATGGGAGAGTGACCTCCAGAAAGTAATTCAAAGAGGCCCTATGGCAGGATGAAGCCCTGAGTATCTGTGCGGGCTGCCACAGAAGCCACAACAAGATTAATGTGAATTCTGGTTGATCTTACCCCAGTCCAGTTCTCTTGGAGTATTGTTCCCCAATATCTGAGGCCAGGGCTGTCAGCTGAGGGCCCAGGAAAGTGTCCAACTTCTGACACAGGTCAAAGGTTGGAGGGTTGGATGCTACAAACACAttgcaaatattgcaaaatacattagggcatgtacatgtaacctttgTAGTTATAGAATATAGCTGTCAAATGAGCCTAGGCCATTGGCCTGCTTCACATTCAGTGGCTTTTTTGTCTAGTTATCATGCACCCTGTGGCCTGCAGTTTTAAGTGTTGTTGGCCCAAGAGTTAAGTGTTGTTATTGAAAAGTTACATGAAAACTCAACTGGTTTAAACTCAACAGGTGCCAACCATCAGTGACCTGTTAGGGATACATCATCACCATGGTTAATAATGCAAGACACTGACACTGGTAATCTTGTAAACAATAGAAGACATTGACACTGGGAGCCTGGTAAACAATGGTTACCAGTGTCCATGTCTTCCATTGTCAATCTTGTAGACAATGGAACACACAATGGCATCAATAACCATGTAGATAATGGAACACACCACTGCAACAATAACCTTATAGATAATGGAACACACCACTGCAACAATAACCGTGTAGATAATGGAACACACCACTGCAACAATAACCTCATAGATAATGGAACACACCACTGCAACAATAACCGTGTAGATAATGGAACACACCACTGCAACAATAACCGTGTAGATAATGGAACACACCACTGTAACAATAACCTCATAGATAATGGAACACACCACTGCAACCTGCAACAATAGCCTTATAGATAATGGAACACACCACTGCAACCTGCAACAATAGCCTTATAGATAATGGAACACACCACTGCAACAATAACCTCATAGATAATGGAACACACCACTGCAACCTGCAACAATAGCCTTATAGATAATGGAACACACCACTGCAACAATAACCTTGTAGATAATGGAACACACCACTGCAACAATAATGGCAGACAGTGATTCGGATGTACTGATGTGTGTTTGGACACTCAGGCTCTTGTAGAAACAGTCACCACACAAACTCACCTCTAATGAACAGACACACACTAGCACTGAGAGCCTTGTAGACCAACAATAAAGTGTCTTCATTTGGTCTTTCTGTATTCACATAAACTCTTGGGATTTTCCCCATCTTTTCCGTGTCTTTCATGTTTGGAGGGCCAGTAATAAACCTTTAGGgaaaagtgaacaaaataaatttcagtgttgattatactgtaattcttcaaccatttcgcatatttgcaaggtgtttattcaagcatattctgaaggcattattctgtgcagactgacaaaattataaattataaacttacaaatgtgcataaattgcccatgaaagttgctctttcatatgcgaaagttgaggaattagggaaaGTACATTTAAAAGTCACTTTTCCAATATCAAACACAAAAAGCATGTTGAGAACATTTTGACTTTACTCTGACTATCATTCTGACCCATGAGTAACGCTGTTCTTTTGAGTACTCCTGTTATGATTTTCAAACAGATCTTTCATGACATTAAGGTTAAAAGTGAATACCATGCTGGTGATGCCACAGGAACATCTAGTGGCTGCTAGTTTTATTACgcttgtacatacattttatttacaacGAATGAAGGTTTGTGGGACATTCAAAGAGGTTCAGTTACAGAAAATTTATTCTAAAGGTGACACTTACTTGCCATAGTGCGCGCTGACTCCCAGTAAAGGGATCGCTGGCTTGGTCGAGTTGCCAACAGCAGCATGTAGCTCCTGCTCCATATAATTTGGGAACAGACTTGTCGTCAAGTATCGATAAATTATTCTCATATCATCTTGCTCCAAGCCACTCCTAGAAAAAACAAGGGTGATGAGAAACCCGATACCTCGCTGGTAATAGCTTCAATTCAAATGGCAGCCTAGGTTTCATGATGATATGTAGAAAAGTGATAACAGCTTAATCAAACATGAAACCTTACACTAAGGCTACATATACACCTGTGAAGTGAATGTGAACACAACAAGTCTAAAGAATggtaccaaaacaaaaaaatgaagtgtAATGTCCACATGTCAAGCATGTTTATCAAGcctaaacaaaaaagcttacttcTCATGGCGagctaaaaatgtaaatattcctAATTATTCGAAATGAGTAAATCTCCAAATCCtgttcatcattcccaccaagtttcataaagataatatgaaaaaaattagaATATCTGACACAGACATAAAACCTCATCCTGGCCAACAAAACTAAATACTACTGGCGATGATAAAATGGCAAATTCAAAAATCggataatttgaataaaaatgcaaatatacctaattatttaaaattatttctttcatgaaGTCTTCAAAGCAAGACCAGCATGCCTACAAAGTTTCAGCAAGAAGGTGTAAAAACTGCGGCAACatctgacccaaacaaaaagcCTTACCCTGGCCTACTATAGTACTGGTTTTTGTCCAAAATCTGataatttgaatgaaaatgcaAACATCcttaatttataatcaaaatgagtaaacgtccaaatcatgttcatcatttccaccaagtttcatgaagttgatgtgaaaactgtgagACAAGCAGACCCAAGCATAACTCCTTACTCAACTGATCCAAACAAAAAAGGCTAACTTGGACACCCAGACCGACACTGACACCGAAACCGGCACCTAAACTAACACCACTTTTCCCCCACACTCACAACACCTCGCCTTACTTCCTAACATCGAGCTAAAAATGTGTCACAGGTAAACCAGTGCATTTACACATGGATCATTGATAAATCCTGTGAGAAATATAAGACACAGCAGTATATATAATGAAACATTATATATACtcttttttcatatatacattgcCAAAAGCGtgttatttatctgactggcaTTTTACACattcctcaagaatattttgtatAGGTGATGAAACCGGGGTAGAGGCCAGGACAGGCCACCACCCTTCTCCATGTACCTTGCCTTCACATCTTAGAATGGATCTTAGCGGACACGATTGTACAAAGAGATCGCAGCTACAATTGATTGAGTTTACCAAAAATTATGCCACTTGTACAAAGAAATTGTGAAAAAGATGATTGTAACTTTTCATAGTCAAGACCATGATCATAGGCCAACACCAACTTTGACTCCTACATAGTGGTGGTTGGTATATATggaaaatgtaccagtcaataactttttcttgctttcatttttaaaagagtttctcatcataatgattcagcagctgaCAAGAACATCTGAAAAACTTGCAACATCTCTTTTTTTGAGACTTAATTTTGAAGCGATTGTAAATAGTCAAACAGGGTTGACCTAACTGTAATTTTTAAGTTGTAAGTTTGTGCAAGAGTGTGTCGTTTGTAAGTTAGAGCTTTGTGCACAAGGAGAAGAAGCTCCAGCAATAATCAAACAATTGAGAATATTGAAAAATAAACGGACAAATGGCATAAAATCAACAGAATATCCTTCCAATGCCTTGCATATGACTATAATCATGCCATATGGATCACCactctacaaaaaaaaataaacatacatgccaGTAATAAATTCAGGGACCCTGTGTCGAGAAATGAAGTACTTCCAATAATCAGctttacataaaacaaaaatgttagacCAAAATCCAACAGCTTAATTTTCACttcacattttgaaattttttaatcCATCATGAACACTGCTTGTGTGGAAGTGTCATCAACACTGCACTGTACAAACCAAATCAGGACATGACTGTGTGACTTACCAGACTAGCTGATCACTATACAGAAATGTTGTGTACTTGACAGTGGGGAAATTAGCTTCTAGCTGATTAATAAAACACTGAATCCTGAGGTAAGTATTCTTGTCCAGAGGCAGGAAGTGGATCCCATTAAACACATCTAATATATCACTCTGCTCCACCTTCAAGGTTAACaaatactgaaagaaaaaaaaagtgttttactcattaaaaaaattaaacggTTGCATCCTAGTGAAAATCAGAAATccatacacatatacagcatATTTCACTCTAGGTTTAAGAATAGCTCAAGAATGCACTTCTACCATATCTTGTTCACCTCTCCCAATTTTACCTAGCTTTTCTTACAAACTACAATATCAAGTCATCTGTTCTCTAATGCAACCACAATtagctacacatacatgtagataatcaTAAATATCTCAGTTACCTATTCTACCTATCCTTCACACAGAAACACCTCCGATACAAACGAAGACTGATAAATATCTTGAAACTGGTTTGCAATGTGGGATAGCATCTCTTTCGTAAGAGTTGCTACTATACTATGTATAGGTCATCCATGGGAACGTCAGTACACATAGGGAAATGTGTGGTTGTTGCAGCAGTGAAACATCATTTAATACTCAAAATCCATCAGACTCAAACACACTTGAGGTACACATTTTCTTTTACTTAATCTGCTGGCTTAGAGCAAATTTCTACATCATTCTCAAACGTCTAAAACAATCTGTGTTTGTATGAATAAAACTGGGCCACAGTAATCTGGGCTTACCCTGGAGAAAAAGTGATCCAGTCTTTGCTGTAGTCCATTTACATCAGTTCTGGACAAAATACTTGTGAATGTTCCATTGAAAAgctgtaaaataataaaaaaaagaaaggtagAGCTAACAGTATTAATGGGTTGAATACAACAAGAATGAATAGTAGATTAAGAAGGAGAGGAGGGGCAGTGAAGAGGTGGAAGGTGGTGCCTTCAGGCCAATTAAACTTGATTCCTCAGTTCTTGTTGAAGTATTTTGGAATATGTGTACCAGCAGCAGGACAActtttcattatcattatttctaCCCTCCTTTGTCATTTGCCttttgtgacaatttttttagccaaagaaaaaaacatatattgtgTGGGTAAAATGGTGTGCAGGCCTAGTCCAGGAACTAGGAATCTAGTGTGATAGACTTAAAAGGAATCGCTCGCATAAATATTCTCCTGATAAATGCATTAGTACGGTAAGTAGTAaacaaaaagtgtaaaaaaagttGTAAACAAAAAGTGTAAAAAGTTGCCAGTGcccaaaacaattaaatgtgcataaaattagCTTTCGTTCATATTAAATACATTACTGTGCAAATGTTTAGAGTATGGGCAACTGTAAATGTCGGTTTCAAaagaatttcatgaaaaatcatgatactgtacacatgccAAAACTGTCAACTATAACACTTGTCAGTTTCACAACTCTTTTCTTGCAACTGCAGGACGAGTAGaccatgtataaatacatgccaTGTATCCGTCACAAGGACACCAAAATATTGAAGATTCAATTGTTACATTCCAAAATTTGTTAGCtggcgcaaaaaaaaaaaaaaaaaaattgctggtAACTATGTTTGCACATAGATATAATAGGTGTGGGAAGCACACAAGCATAAAGTGGCGGATGGACGGATACCTCTTACTCCTAAATGCTTTCATTTGGGACAAGTGAAAACCACGGAGTGGCATTTGTGTAATATTCGGGTGTACACTTGGGGACGATATTACATGTGTTGTAATGAACATACATGCAAGagagtgattttttttcctaaaGCATAACATACGACAAACTGCCCAGCCTACACTTGTTAACAGGAAACGtttgtaacaaaatgtttttttccagcATCTCCCTCAATCCTATTTGAGACCACAGACTTCCAGGCATTTGTCTTTTTGCTTTTACATCATGCATACTCGCTCACACACGGCAGTGAAAACACTGTCTAAGTAACACGGGAGTTAATACAACACTCATAAGTTcaaaaccaggttttgttgacgttcacattttatatatgcAGTGCACATCATCATTGTTATGTTGTCTTACATGctataatttctggttattatcatCCATACTTCTCTGAATATCAtccaatgttgttcatttccctataaAATCCCATGTTACCTTTCACCTCGCCGAGTGAAGTGCCCTGTCTCGAAAGCATTTCATCTTTACATAAGTAACAACAAATCAACTTTCATAATACATATAGTTATCAAAACACCTGAGATACTTGACACAGACTTACTGTGAACATCCTGTAGGATTGCCTTAACACAGCCTCAAACACTGAATCCTGCACATCCTCCTCGTGGTATTCATTATATGTGATCCCATCTTTACTAACCTTCTCTGTGACAGGAATACTCACCGTCTGCAAACAACACATAAACATTGTAACTACAACTTTTCAGTGTCAGTTCCCATTCGTATTGACAACGttcaatgtatgtatgtatgcttgggactGTACATCAAACTGAACAATTTGTTGGTTACGTGATGATGAGAAGTCAACAGGTGTGTTTACgtatactgtatcttcttgtggcagggcgagtccatgccgtcaaactgttgccaccactgaagtgtcattctgaagacaccccacccagtcacattatactgacaccaggccaaccagtcccgtttccttgctctaacctctcagtggtgAGTGCCAAGCATGGcaccaacaagtaccattttcaaagtctttggtatgacccataCAGGGTTTGATCCCGCGTTTCCAGACTTTGAGGCaaacactctaaccattaggccaccaaagcagtcaAACACCATTCTATTGTGTGATATAAATAACCCTCTCTAATATATGTGAGAATACCTGCTGTCTGCAAACAATACATCCCGGTACATCAGCATCATAAATCATCTGAGCTAGCCAAGCCCCATAACTAATGAACTCTAAAATTACATGCAGTTTACATCCAACAGTCATgaagataaaattaaattattattttgttaactATTTTGAACCGTAAGTTGGATGCCATAGCAGAATCCATATCATCATACCCTTATTCAACTTTTAAGGCTTTTCTTCAAGAAAGGTTAATCGTCAAATTAAAAacgtgagtacatgtatgtactaacAGCAGCGATCGAAACAACCTGGTAAGCTCACCATAATGACCCAAAAATCTTTTTCAGCCTCCAAAAACAGCTGTCGAGTTTTCATTGTATGTAAACTTTCACAGggtttgtcagaaaatgttctgaaataaaagaaaaaataaaataataatgcatACTATACTGTCTCTGGAGTGAGCtggtcatgtatatatatagggaaaaattttaaatatcctGTTCATCTACAGCCAGCAATTTAAATTATAAAGTACAGTAAATGACATAAGCTCATGACGTTTTAGAACATCATGTTGAAGACTTACATGTTTTTACAAGGACAATAGGCATTAATCAAAATGAAAGAATATAAACTAATCTGCCTAATGAACTATGTCAGTCTAACACGCCAACATGACAGTATGAGGTACACAGACATGGCAGAAGTACTTTCTGAAATCCTACTACAGTTGTTTAAAACTATCACCAATAACCAATTCACTTACTCAGCAAATTTGATAAGAGCCTCACAAAGTCCAACATTTTTTATCTTTGAATCGATGTCTGTGTCTTTGGGGAAGTAAAACATAATCTTCTTTTCCTCCTAAAAAGTAGAATGTCTTAGATAtaatcatccacatgtattttatgtatttaatcaTTTGAGTGTCGTTAAGTGCCCTACTCAAGAAATTTCCTCTCATTAAACGACGGTCAATTTCATGGGTGGAAATGGGA
Encoded proteins:
- the LOC135469286 gene encoding vacuolar fusion protein CCZ1 homolog codes for the protein MGSKTLINLVNFFIFNSEYGPREGEEEKKIMFYFPKDTDIDSKIKNVGLCEALIKFAETFSDKPCESLHTMKTRQLFLEAEKDFWVIMTVSIPVTEKVSKDGITYNEYHEEDVQDSVFEAVLRQSYRMFTLFNGTFTSILSRTDVNGLQQRLDHFFSRYLLTLKVEQSDILDVFNGIHFLPLDKNTYLRIQCFINQLEANFPTVKYTTFLYSDQLVWSGLEQDDMRIIYRYLTTSLFPNYMEQELHAAVGNSTKPAIPLLGVSAHYGKFITGPPNMKDTEKMGKIPRVYVNTERPNEDTLLLVYKALSASVCLFIRASNPPTFDLCQKLDTFLGPQLTALASDIGEQYSKRTGLGNLAEPQYRYIYFNHMNLAQKTTVHTDSKKSANIHIPPETLKLLGDINSDLTWNDENGETVMKTLTDCWVVGKKSDQREFYVVLNQKNANLIEINEEVKRLCATHFNSIFFLE